The following nucleotide sequence is from Paenibacillus odorifer.
ACGGCATTCCTTCGATTCATCTAGGCGTAGAGGTCAGTCACTTGGTGTCGGAGGGAAAACTCGTTTTTACCTCAAGGGAAGACGTGTCCATTTCCGGAGCCGTTGTTTTTACGCATGATTCGATCCATCCGACTATTCCCGAAGGACACCAGATTTACACGGATACGATCACCCGGTCATTTGAGAAAATTAGAGAACTTCAAGATCATCCGGGAAGGTCAGTACATCACTTACCTCAGAATCCGTTGGTTCCGGCTAATCCTTGGGAGTATGCGACCATGCTGTCACTGGATATTCTTACCGATTTTTCCGCAGGATGGTCTTACATGACTCCGGATGATTGTGCTTTAGTGCGCGAGTACAATTGGTTGTTCCCCGGCCTATGGCGAGCAGTCGATCCTGGAGAGGCTATCACGGTGCAGTTCGAGGGAACCCATATCGGGTTATTCGATATCGGGGGGCCTGATTCTGGCAGATTGAAGGTGTCGGTGGATGGTGGAGAACCCTTTATTGTCGATCGATTCACACTACACAACGATCATAATCGTAATCAGTATGTATTCTTGCCAGAGCTCCCGAATGGGAAACATACAGTTCGCTTCGAAGTCGATACCGAAAAGACAGACAAAGCGGCTGTGTTTGAGGCATGCGGCAATGAACGAAGTATTGAGCATGTTCGGCAGCATCCAGATTGGTATGATCAAACGGTGATCCAGCTTGGGAAGTTGTTATTGGTGCAGCCGCCATTATAATTAATCTAAAGGTTTTATCCAATTGAAAGACCTATTTTATACTGACTGCAGTTGAGCGGCCAGTTATGATGTAGGTCTCTTTTTTAAAGGAAGACAAAGTCGTTTCTTCTTGCTTAAAATCTTATAAGAAATTCTTGAAATCAAAGAAATTTCACAGTTCTGTGACATGCTATGATAAAAACGACGGAGCGGGATTAGCCAGAAGGATACGGCTGATCGCTTCTTTATGATCTTCGAACAAAGGAGGGTTTTATTATTTTGAAAGCGTTATCAACTTAAGGGAGGCTGTGAGTTGTATGATAAAAAGGAAGCTGTTTTTCTTAATCGTTTTCATCGTGACGATATTAGTTCCTTTCAGCCTAGACGGAATAAGGACCGCTTATGCAGAGACCTTACCGTATAAGACGATTATCATCGATGACGGGAGCATCACGATCAATGATGTTGTGACACCTGATGTGGGTAACGAGAACAACGGATATTTGGCACCGAATTGGACCACAAGTACAGGGGTGAAGGGGTATGATAACTCCAGTTCCAAATATACGAGTACAGCAGGCAGAACGATATCATGGAATCCACGATTGGAAGCGGGAACGGCGAGAATTTCGTTATACAAGCTTAACTGGGAAGATAAAGCAGATAGCAATGTAAAAATTGAAATCGTCCACAATGGAACGACGGATGTTCTTTTTATGGATTTGAGACCTTCATTTGGCGCTTCTGTGGGATGGGTTGATTTGGGAGAGTACTATTTTTCCGGAGTGGGTAACGAATTCGTTA
It contains:
- a CDS encoding SGNH/GDSL hydrolase family protein — its product is MKELFPRKGLPNIIQKLENGDTVTIVYFGGSNTRSEGYRVMTADWLRKQYPKADIRSVNAGIDGTGSDLGCARLETDVLRHRPDLVFVEFVGNDGGDPESKARIEGIVRQIRKRNRFTDILFVYTLKERDVALFQSGEYQKGAIMQEEVADYYGIPSIHLGVEVSHLVSEGKLVFTSREDVSISGAVVFTHDSIHPTIPEGHQIYTDTITRSFEKIRELQDHPGRSVHHLPQNPLVPANPWEYATMLSLDILTDFSAGWSYMTPDDCALVREYNWLFPGLWRAVDPGEAITVQFEGTHIGLFDIGGPDSGRLKVSVDGGEPFIVDRFTLHNDHNRNQYVFLPELPNGKHTVRFEVDTEKTDKAAVFEACGNERSIEHVRQHPDWYDQTVIQLGKLLLVQPPL